CGAATAAAGTATTTCATACATATTGTTCACCTATAAATTGTAATTTTGGGGCGTATATAAATTTTGCGTTAAATTTATATAATCTTAGCTTTTCTTATTCATTGTGAAAGGAAAAAACATTTTTGGGGTGGTCAATGAAATCCTGCAAAGCTTGTACAGCGTATTCCATAAAGATTTTGTTAGTGTAATTATCCCTGCTTACAATGAAGAAAAGACCATTCGTAAAGTCATCGAAACAGTCAAAAAATCCAAAGTCAATGAAATAATCATAGTTGATGATGGAAGCAAGGACAAAACCTATGAAAAAGCAAAGCTTAGCGGAGTTAAGGTAATCAAGCATAAAAGGAATGTGGGTAAAGGCATGGCAATGCGTACCGGAGTTGAAAATGCAAAAGGAAACATAATTGTTTTTGTTGATGCTGATATTGAATCATTGACTCCTCAAAAAGTAAATATGCTGATAGATCCTATCCTGAAAAATGAAGCAGATTTCGTAAAATCATATTTTTCCCAGTATAAGTCAAAGACCGGCACAAGCATTTTCCTTTACAAGCCCCTGCTCAAGCATCTTTTCTCGGCAACCGGCTTTACACATCCTGTAAGCGGCCAGATAGCTGCCAGAAAAAGATTTTTCGGGCGCATAGAATTCAGAAACGATTACGGCATCGATATAAGCATACTGGTGGATGCAGTAAAGCGAAACTTAAGGATAAAAGAAGTTTGCCTTGGAGAATTAAAGCACAGAAAAAGAACTGTGCATGATGTGGAGAAAATAGCAGATACAGTAATAGCTACGATCCTTGAAAAAGCAGGCGTTATAAGGGAGAAAGGCGGCTGAAATGAAAAATGCCGATTTACATACCCATTCAATCTACTCTGACGGAATTTTTACTCCAAAAGAACTAGCCAAAAAAGCAAAAGAAAAAGGCATTAAATATCTGGCTTTAACAGACCACAACTCTGTTGAAGGTGTGAGAGAAGCTGTTATGTATGGGAAAGAATTAGGCATAGAAATAATTCCTGGCGTCGAGGTATTATCTGATTGGGGAGAGGTTATTGGCTATTTCATAGACATAAATAACGAGGGATTGCTGAATATTTTAGAACATAATAAAAAGGAGGTAAATAATGGAACTAGATTCTGTATTCAAGAACTTAGGAAATTAGGAGTAGATATCTCTTATGAAGAGGTAAAAAAGGAGTTCCCTAAATATCCGATGATGTACTTTTTTGTAGCTCAGATTTTGGTTAAAAAAGATCTGTTAAAATCAACTGACGAATTATGCGGAAAGTATATCGGTAAATTATTTACAATCAAGTACAACCTTCTAAAAACTGAGGAAGTTATATCTGCAATTAGGCATGCAGGAGGAGTAGCGGTTTTATCACACCCTTTTGTAGGAGCAAATTACAAAAAAGAATTCAAATATATGCATAATTTAGTTAGTGCAGGATTGGCAGGCATTGAAATTGAAAATGGGTATTATAAAAATTACAAAAAAGAAATAAAAAATAAAATTTTAAAATTAGCAAAAAAGTATAATCTTATATTAACATCAGGTTCTGATTTTCATGGAGGCATAGTTAAAAGTAACTTAGGAGATTGTATGTGTGATGAGAATGTTGTAAAAAACATGAAAGTCAGGAAAGCTGATGAATATTAAAGCAATATGAGGATCATAAAATGAAACTGTTCTTTGTAACCAACAACAAGCATAAATTTGCAGAAGTCAAGGAGGTTTTTGATAAATTTAAGATTGAAATAGAGCAGATACAGGAAGACAAGCCCGAAGACAAGTCAGATGAAATTGCTGAAGTTGCCAAAAAGGCAGCGGAATTCCTGGCTAATAAGCATAAAAAGCCAATAATTGTTGACGATACCGGAGTTTATTTCAATGCTTACAAAAACTTTCCAGGAGCCCATCCCAAGTTTATTTTCCAGAGCATTGGCTATGAAGGCATTTTCAAGTTATTGGAAGGCAAGGACAGGTCAGCATACTTCAAAACAGCAGCAGCATACTGCGAGCCAGGAAAAAAACCAATAGTTTTTGAAGCAAAATGCGAAGGGAAAATATCTGATAAAGTTTATAATGTTGGCGACGATATAATGCCTTATGAAAGAATATTTACACCGGAAGGATATAATGAAGTATGGGCAAAGATACACAATATCAAAAGAGAGATATCGCACAGGGTAAAAGCATTTACAAAATTAGCAGAATGGCTGATGAACAAAGGTGATCGAACTGGAAAATAACTGCATTTTCTGCAAAATCGTCAAAGGAGAAATCCCGTCAAGCAAAATATATGAAGACGAGGATGTTTTGGCTTTCCTGGATCTTTTTCCAGTGCATAAAGGCCATACCCTGGTTATTCCAAAAGAGCATCATGAAACATTATTGGATGTGCCGGATGAGTTATTGAAAAAACTAATAGTTGCTGTAAAGAAAATGGTATCTGCTGTAAAGAAAGGCGTCAATGCAGACGGAATTTCATTATCAATGTCCAATTACAAGGCAGCAGGCCAGGTTGTTCCGCATGCCCACTTCCACATTATGCCCCGCTATGAAAATGACGGCCTGAAACTATGGCCCCAGGGAAAGTATGAAGAAGGCGAGATGGAAGAGATAAAGGAAAAAATTGCGAAAGAGATAATATGATGGTATCACAAGAAATCATAGAATTAGCTGAAAAAATCAAAAATTATAGAACTGATATGAAATTAGTAGAGGAACTTAAAATTAAAAAAGAAGCATTAGAAAATCAAGTGGCAGAATTAGAAAAAAGCATAAAAATTTTAAAATTGAATACGATGGAACAAAACAAACTTCTTGAACAGCTTAAGGAATTAGAGACAGATAAAAAGAAATTAAAATTGGATTTAGAGAAATCCAAAGAAGCATACACTTTTGTTGTGACAACGCCGAGTGAAGCGTCAAATACAGTTTATGGTGAAATTAGTAGGGAATTATCAAAAGCACAACAAGAAATATTGATTTCTTCTCCATGGATAACACATATCATTGATGAACTTTCAAGTTTTAAAAAGAAAGATGACAAAAACAAGGTCAATATTAAAGTCATTACCCGCCTTATACGTGAGGATATTGAAAAAGGTGTCACAGATCTAGATAAACTTAGAGCTTTAAAAGATACATTTGATGCAGAGATAAGATATAACAATGATTTACATGCGAAAATGGTTATAATTGATAATTCAGTCGCTATAATTTCTTCTGCTAATTTAACTAAAAAAGGTTTATCTGTCAATTATGAAGCAGGAATATGTTTAAGAGACAAAAATATGGTAAATAAAATTGCCCAGTTCTTCAATGATATATGGAAAGAAAGTAAGCCTCTAACACCACAAGCTATTGAAAATGTTTTATCCAACCAAAAAGGATGATGTGAAAGAGGTTCCTGTCAATACCGAGAAATACTCTAAGATTACATTAGAAATAGAAAGGTTTATTGAAGAAAGAAAGAAAAAACCAACAACATTTAAAGGAATTGTAGAAAAAGTAGACCTGAATAATAATGTTATAACAATTAAGTTACAATCGCCTAAACAGCCAAATTTATCAAGAGGGTCATTAATTCTGATTAGAGAAGATAGTCCGTCAAGTAGCGATATAAGAGCGACTACAAAAGGTTTTTACAATTCTAACCTTAAATTAGAGATTAAAACTAATCCATCGCAGTTTGAAAATAAGACTGTTGTTATAGACATAGAGAAAACAAACGTAATATTAGAAAGACTAAAAAATATAGTTGAGAATATAAAAAAGGGAAAAATTAATTTAGATAATGTAAAAATTTTGGATTTTATGATTGGGGAGAACAAACCACATCATAGCCAGGAAAGAATTTCTTTTATCTCAAAAAAGCTTAATAAAGATCAGGAAGAGGGAGTAATGAATTCTATTAAGACCCGAGATTTTCATTTAATAATAGGCCCTCCAGGAACAGGAAAAACTTATGTCATTGAGGAATTAATCAGGCAGTTCACAAAAAGAAACCAAAAGCTTTTGGTAACTGCATGGACAAATTTGGCTGTAGATAACATAATAAAAAGATTATCTAGAAAAGAAACAAAAAATATTGTAAGAATCGGCCCAATTAATGAAATTGATCTGGAAGTTAGAAAATTTTCTATATTTGAGAAGATGAAAGAACACGAGGATTGGAAAGAGGTTGAGAAATATCATAAAATGAGAGATGGTTTATTCAAGATTATTCCAAGAATAAAAGATGAAATAAGTTGGGTGCAGGGGAATATTAATCAAAGCATGGACAAAACAAAAGTGCTTGAAGGGGAACTTAATAGACTTCTTACTGAAAAACAAAGATATGAAGAGATAATTTCGATGCCTATTGCTAAGAAAAGTCCCGTTAATATTTTTCCTGTAAATAACGAAATATATCTAATTAACAAAGAATCAGAAGCATATTTATCCTTGAGTAAAAATATCTTTCAACTGAATGGGTTACAATCACAAATACCGGGAGCGAAAAGTATTAAGGACTTAAAAAAACTAACAAGAAGTATGAAATTTTCTATTATGAGCAAAAAGGTTTCTTCTTTTTTCTCTAAAACAAATATCAAAGAACTAGAAAAATTAAAACAAGAATATGAAAGAAATAGGAAATATCTGGATGAAGTTTCAGAACTTCAGAAAAAATATGATCATTTAAAGATAATATGTGAGAAAGAGTTCGACAGAATTTATTCTAGTGGGGATGGGTCTCCCGATAAAGATGCATTAAATTTGGAGTTTAGGGCTTATGAAATATTAGAAGATAAGTATCTCCCAATTTTGAAAGAACAGGAAATGTCCAATATGACAAAAAGGACATCTGAAGTGAATCAAGAAGTTTACGGTATTTATGTAGATTCATTAAACAAAAAAATTGATTTACTCAATGTAAAAATAAAGAGTCTAAATACAGAGCTCTATATTCAGATTAATCATAAAAAAGATTTACATAGACAATATGCAAACTTATCATCTTCGCTGGATTTTTATAAGAAAAATGCTGATAAGATAATGAAAGCCATAATATCGGATATTATCAATAAAGCTGATTTAATAGCGGCTACTGCTATATCGTCCTGCCATCCTTTTTTAGATGATACAGGTTTTGATGTAATGATCATGGATGAATCAACCCAAGTTGCTAGTTTTATGTCCTTATTACCTCTTTTAAAATGTAAAAAATTTATTTTAGTCGGAGACAATAAGCAATTACAACCTATAGAGGAAGAGAATATATCTAAAGAGATGAACTTGTCTATATTTAACAGACTTTTTGAAATGTATCCTGAAGCATCAACTTTTCTCTCAACTCAATACAGGATGCATAAAAGTATAGCTCAGATTGCAAATGAAATCTTTTATGAGGGGAAACTAAAAACGTCTGAGAAAATTGCAGAACGGATACTTAATTTAAAGATTGGCGGACATCAATTTTTAAATCCAAAAATACCCGTTATGTTTATAGATACATCAAAGGCAGAATATTATGAAGATGAAGTTGGTTCTGGATGTTCAAATACAAAAGAAGCTAAGTATGTAGCTTATATTGTTTCGTTATTTATTAAAAAAGGAATAAAAACAGCAGATATCGGAGTTGTTACACCCTATGTTAAACAAAAATTTTTGATAGAAGATTTTCTTAAGGACATTAAACTCGAAGGTGTAGAAGCCAATACTGTTCACAAATTTCAAGGTAGAGAAAAAGACATAATTATAATGAGTTTTGCAAGAAGTAAAAAATATTCATTTCCGCAATATAAACTGAATTTTATTGAGAATGAAACGTTAGTTAATGTTGCTATAACGAGAGCTAGAAAGAAATTAATTTTAGTTGGAAATTCTGGAACGCTGTGCCAAAGTAAGTTATTAAACAAGGTGATTAACAAAATAGGTGATGAAAATAGTATAATTTTATAAATAGTAGATACCGCCTTACTGAATAATCTTCTTTCCTATGCAAGAAATTCTTAAATTTTGGATAAAACTTCTTTATCACCCCCATTGGACTTAAGGATCATCACTTGTTATTGCAACAGAGAGAAAAAAACAAATCTTTATAAAACCAATAAAAAACCTTGCTCTTGATGCCGCTGTAGCATAGCCTGGCCTATTGCGCCGGACTCATATGCTCTGCATAATGAGTATGGAGCCGAAAGGCGATGACAGCTAAGAAATCCGGAGGTCGCGCGTTCAAATATCCCAGAGGGAGACCACGAATCCCTCAGGATTTGGGAGTCCCGCCAGCGGCAGATTTTTATATTTTCTTTAGTAAACTAATGACTTTTTCTTTCCCTAAAGTCAGGATAAAATTAGCCAGCTTTGGCCCTCTTTCTTTGTTAACCAAAACCTTGTATGCTGCTTTAAAGAATTCTTTATTGTCAATGTTCACTTCTTTGCAGACATTATAAAATTCTTCAAATAATGTCTGATCGTCATATTTATTTTTCTCCAATCTGTCTTTCAGCAGCAATAATGCTTCCTTCTCTTTTTCATTCAGCTTAGCATTCACATCATTCTGCACTTTAAACTTAAATTCTTCAGGAGCATATTTTTGCAGCCAGTTCCAGACGCAATCGCATCTGTTTTTTAATTTTTTCAGATCGTAATCATCCTTAATTTTTTCCCTGTAAATCTCTTTTATTTTATCAAAATCATTGTCATAAATCTGCAATAATGTAGTCAAATGCCTGAATTGAGCCTGCAGCGGCAGCTTCTTAGGCAATTCTGTAACGCTTAATTCATAAATTCTTTTTTGTTTCTTTGCTTCTTTTTGGTCTTTAACCTTTTCTGTATCAAAATAAATCCTTTCAACTCTGTCAAAGTCCTCATAAAGCTTCAGAACATCCAAGTCAAAGCTTATTGCAAACTCTGCATCAGGCCTTGTCCCGGCAAAAAGCCATCTTACAATATTAGGCTCATAAACTTCCAGCGTATCCTTTAAAGAAACAACATTGCCCAATGATTTGGAAATCTTTCCGCCAGTACCTTTTATTGTTATAAAGTCATACTTCAGATAAACAGGGGCTTTTTCCTTATAGAGTAACTCGTAAATCTCGTTTCCGGTTGTCCTCGATCCACCAGGCGTTGAATGCTCCTTGCCTCCCGGCTCGAAATCCACTTTTTCATAATGCCATCTCATTGGCCAGTCTATTCTCCAGGGCAGCTTCGCAATGCCTTTCTTCCTGAAATCGAATGTTTCTTTATGCCCGCAGTCGCATTCATAAGTTAATGAATAATTTTCATCCCAATCTATAATTCTTGTTGTGTCTTTTTTGCATTTGTCGCAGAAAACAGAAACAGGCCACCAGTTTTCGCTTTTCTCTTCTGCCCTGTATTTGTCAAGGATTTTTTTAATTTCTGCCTTGTTTTCCAGAACATATTTTATCTGCTCTGCATAGTCGCATTTCCTGTATTTTTTAGCTTGGTAGATGAATTCAGGATGAATATTGACGAAAGGCAGTGTTTCTTCAACTTCTTTTTCATTATGCTCTGCATATGACTTATGGCTGCCGTCATAAGTATCTGGAACTTCTGTGATCTGATATCTTAAATATTTATCAAGAAGTTCTTTTTTTGGTGCATCTGCTGGAACTTTCCTGAAAGCATCAAAATCATCCCATGAGTAGATAAAGCGCACATTCCTGCCGAGATTCTTTAATGCTCTTGAAACAAGATCAACAGTTATGATCTCCCTGAAATTGCCTATATGTATCGTGCCGCTTGGAGTGATGCCTGCAGCGCATGTATATAGCTTTTTCTCACCTTTCTCTCTTATGATGTTTTCCGCTGCCTGATCAGCCCAGTGCTTTGGCTCTGTTTCTTTTTGCATATTAGTACGATTAAAGTCAGAATTATATAAAGATTTCTAAAAACTCAGCTTTTTAATTCTCTCCGCCGCCTTCTTGCAGTCTTCTATAGAAGGCACCAATGCGAACCTCACATAGCCTTCTCCAGGATTTAAGTTATTGAAATTCTCGCTTATCCATGATCCGGGTGTTGTGACAACAGCAATTTCTTTTCTCAGTAATGCTTTTGCAAAATCCAGGCTTTTCATCCCTTTCGGAGCTTTCTGCCACATATATAAAGTTGCTTCCGGCATGCATTTTTCCAGTCCGATCGAGTTAAATGCATCAATCATAATATCTCTTTTTATCTTATAGTCTTTTCTCATCTCTTCAACATGCTTCTCATCGCTTAAGGCAGCAATTGCAGCATCCTGGATAAAAGTAGCTGCTCCTGAATCATAATTCGGCTTTAATTTTTTAAATTGCGCAATAATGTTTTCATCTCCGGCAAGCCATCCTATTCTGTAGCATGTCATTGCGCTTCTTTTTGACAGGCTTTGAAAAACAGCTACACCCTCTCTGCCCAATTCCAATATTGACATTGGCTTCTGATCAAAATATATCTCAGAGTAGCATTCATCTGATGCAATTATTATATTATTGTCATGCCCGAAATCAATCAGCTTTTTATAAAAATCCCTGCCAGCAAGAGCTGTTGTTGGATTATTCGGGTAATTGACCCATATTATCTTTGATTTTTTAACGATTTCAGAAGGAATTGCGTCCAGATCAGGCAAAAATCTGTTCTCTTTCAGTAAAGGCATGAAATAGCTTTTTCCACCTGCGAATAATGTTCCCTTTTGATAAGGAGGATAGCCCGGGTTGGGGATCAAGACATAATCTCCTGGGTTAATAAAGCAGAAAGGGAAATGAAACACTGCCTCTTTTGCCCCAATGTTTGCAGAAATCTCCTTTGCAGGATCTAAGCTTGCGTTAAACCTTTTTTTAGTCCACTTTGCAATAGCTTCCCTGTATTCAGCAGAGCCTTCCTCAAGAGGATAACCAGCGCCTTTTCTGAAATCAACTGCTTTTTTGCAAGCTTCTCTTGCAATCTCAGGTGCAGGGTTTTTAGGATCACCAACTCCAAAATCAATTACAGAAACGCCTTCTTTCTTCAGCTTTGCAACTTCATTCTTTACATCAACAAACGCGTAAGTTCCTATTGATGCCAGTTTATCGCTTGGTTTGAATTGCATTTTAATGTTTTATTAATTTAAGCCAATTTTGTAATAATTATAAACATAAAAAAATACTTTCCCGTCATCTCTTAAATTTTCATGCATGTCATTATAAACTTCTCTTTCAATCTTGAATGTTGAATCTGATTCTTTTTTATTTCTTATCAAATATCCCAAATAAATATTCTTGGATTCTTCTTCAGTTATATCTGTATCAAGAACATTCATATCAATCATCTACTTATAGTTATACTCGCCTTCATACACTTCTTCTGCAGGCCCAGTCATATAAACATTGTTGTCTTTTTCATTCCATTCTATGTTCAGGTCTCCGCCAAGAAGGTGGACTGTTACTTTTCTGTCAGTCTTGCCGTTAAGCACAGAAGCCACCACAGCAGCTGATGCGCCTGTTCCGCAAGCCAGTGTAACGCCCGCTCCCCTTTCCCAAACCTGCATTGCTATTTCCCTTTTGTTTATTATCTGTATAAATTCAACATTGGTTTTTTTAGGGAATGCTTTGTGATGCTCGATCTCATATCCGATTTTTTCAACAGGCATTCCGAATGTTTCAACAAAAACAATGCAGTGGGGATTGCCCATTGAAACGCACGTTACCTTCAATACTGTGCCGTCTTTCAGCTTCAGGTCTTCATTTATCACTTTTTGCTTATCGCAGATCATCGGAATCTTTTTGCTGTCCAGAACCGGCTCGCCCATATTGACTGTAATCATTCCGTCAATTATTTTAGGCTTTATTATGCCTGCCAATGTCTCAACTGTTATTTCCTTATTTTTTGTCAGGCCATGCTCATAAACGTATTTTGCAAATCCTCTTATGCCGTTGCCGCACATCTCTGCTTCTGAGCCGTCAGAATTGAATATTCTCATCTTGAAATCTGCCTTATTGGATGGCAAAATAAGTATTATGCCGTCAGATCCAATCCCAAAATGCCTGTTGCTCATCTTTCTTGCTAAATCATCGAACTTAATGCCGCTTAAATTCTCCTTCAGAGCATTAATCAAAACATAATCATTTCCAAGCCCGTGTATCTTAGCAAATTTTATTTTCTTTATAGCCATTGCTTAATCCCCCTAACTACAAACTTTTTGATTTCCTTTTTAAACCTTTTGGTTTTTCGTTCTGAATGCCGATGTATAGGAAATAACATTTAGTGGATGGTTTTATTACGAATATTAAATTGATTTACTATAATTACCTTAACTCTGACCTTTCAACAAATCTTTTAACAATTCCCTATCCCTTATTATACTTGCTTTTCCATCTTTAACCAGGATTTCAGCAGGCTTCAGCCTAGAATTATAATTTGATGACATTGAAAAGCCATAAGCCCCGGCATTTAATATTGCAATAATATCGCCTTCCTTTATTACAGGCAGCTCCCTGTCAACAAGGCCTTCCTCATTCTTTGTAAAAACATCGCCTGATTCACATATATTTCCGCAGATAATAACATCCTCTTTATCTTTTGATTCGGCATTATTCGCAACAATTATCGGATGATAGCTGCCGTACGCCATGACCCTGATTAAATGATTGAAACCAGTGTCAACTCCAACGAATTTATGTTTTGTCGTTTCTTTTATTGTATTTACAGTTGCCAATAAAATTCCAGACTCACATACAAAATATCTTCCTGGCTCTAAAGCTAATGTCAGTTCTTTTCCATATTCAGTGCAGAAATCCGAGAATAACTGCGAAATTTGCGCTCCAAATGTTTTAAGATCCAGCGGTTTTTCATCCGGTTTGTAAGGAACTCCAATGCCTCCGCCAAAATCAACAAACTCCAGGCCATCAAAATGCCTTGCTGTCATCAGCAGCACTTTCATCGCTTCCAAAAATTTTTCAGTTTCGAGTATGCCTGAGCCTATATGCTGGTGCACCCCGATAATTTTCAGGTCATATTTCTTTGCAATATTTTTTATCTCATTTACCTTGTCATAATAAATACCGAATTTTGAATCTGGCCCGCCTGTTATGACATGGTTATGATGGCCTGCGCCTATATTTGGATTGATTCTTACGCATACTTTTGAATTTGGGTTTAATCTTCCGTATCTTTCAAGCTGCGACAATGAGTCTGCATTGACTAAAATGCCGTGCTTTATTGCAAATTTTATGTCGTCGTCAGTTGAATTGTTGCCAGTAAACATTATCTGCTTTTTATCGTAGCCTGCTTCCAGTGCAAGGAACATCTCGCCGGGGGAAACAGCGTCAATAAATGCGCCTTCCTCTCTCAGAATCTTCATTATTGCAATATTTGTATTTGCCTTGCACGCATAATACAGCCTGATATTCGGGTAAGTTATATTACCTTTCAGATCCCTGAACCTCTGCCTTATGGTGTCTTCTTCATAAGCATAAAGCGGGCTTTTGAATTTTAAAATAAGGTCTTCTGCTGAAATTCCCCCTATGTGGAGTTTGTTGTTTATTATTTGCATTTTATTCTATTTTTCTGAGTTTGTTTTTATACTTAACGCTTTTATTGTTAATCGAGATATCCTTTTACTTTCATCAGCTCTGCTACTAGTATAGCCCCACCAGCGGCTCCCCTTATCGTATTGTGGGATAAAGCAACAAACCTGTAGTCGAGCACAAGGCACTCCCTTAACCTGCCTATTGTGATTGCCATTCCGTTTCCTGCATCTCTGTCTAGTTTGGTTTGCGGCCTATTTTCTTCTTCATTATATATCAATACGGGGTCAGGAGCGCTAGGCAATTTCAGCTGCTGCGGCTCTGGCCTGTAATTCTTCCATGCTTCCAAAATTTCTTCTTTTGTAGGCTTTTTATCAAACTTTACTGAAACAGTTGCCATATGGCCGTCAGAAACTGGAACCCTGCTGCAATGAGCAGATATTTTAATCCCATTATAATTTACAAATTCATTATTTTTTATGCTGCCTAGTATCTTTAATGGCTCCTGCTCTGATTTTTCTTCTTCCCCACCAATAAAAGGGATTACATTATCAATTATTTCAGGGAATGTTTCAAATGTTTTTCCTGCTCCAGAGATGGCCTGCATTGTGCTTACGATCATTTCCTTAGGACAGTATTTCATCAATGGAGCAATGGCTGGCAGATAGCTCTGCAATGAGCAGTTTGGCTTTACAACTACAAAACCTTTTTTCCAGCCATGATTTTTTTGCTGTATCTTGATCATATCAATATGATGCGGGTTAATCTCAGGCATAATCATCGGGACATCCTTTGTCCAGCGATGCGCTGAATTATTAGATACTACAGGGATGTCATTTTCTGCGTATTTGTCTTCAAAAGCTTTAATTTCATCCTTGGATGCCTCTATAGCTGAGAATACAAAATCAACCTTATTTTTGATTCCTTCAATATCTGCAACGTCAGAGACTATTAAGTTTTTGGCATTAGCAGGAATTTCTTTTTTAGAGAACCACCTGCCTTCAACTGCTTCTGAGTATTTCCTGCCAGCGGACCTTGGCGAAGCTGCGACTGCAGCTACTTCAAACCATGGATGGTTCTCAAGCAATTCAATAAATCTTTGCCCGACTGCTCCTGTTGCCCCTAAAATCCCGACTTTTATTTTCTGCATTTTGTTTTCCATAGCTTTTTAGCTTTTTATAATTTCGTATTGAATTAAAATTTCTTTCGCCTTTTCGCGATGCTCAGCACTTAGCTCGCACATCGGCAATCTGTAAACTTCCCTGCACATTCCTTTCATTGCAAGCATTGCCTTTATCGGAATAGGGTTTGTTTCTATGAATATTGCGCTGAAAAAAGGCATTAGCTCGTTATTTAGCTTTTCAGCTTCTTCAAAATTGCCTTTTAATGCAAGATCTGCCATCTTCACAACCCTGTCAGGGATTATGTTTGATGCAACTGAAATCACGCCGTCTCCACCTGCTTTTATCACTTCAAAAGTCAGGTTGTCATCTCCTGATAAAACTGAAAATCCTTCCGGCCTTTTTGCAATTACATCTTTTATTTGGTTGATATCTCCAGAAGCTTCCTTTACTCCGGCAATGTTTTTGCAGTCATTTGTCAATCTAATTAAAGTTGCTGTTTCTAAATTAACTCCTGTTCTTCCTTTTATATTGTAAACAATGCACGGAAACTTTACAGAGTCTGCAATTGCCTTGAAGTGCCTATACAATCCTTCCTGCGTAGGCTTGTTGTAATACGGATTAACTAATAAGCAGGCATCTGCTCCAGCTTCTTCAGCATGCTTTGTTAATCTTATCGCTTCTTTTGTTGAATTGCTTCCTGTTCCTGCTATTACAGTAACTCTTTTATTGGCATACTTCACAGCAAGCTCAATAACCTTATCATGCTCTTTATGATCCAGCGTAGGGCTTTCGCCTGTTGTTCCGCATGGCACAATTCCCGCAACTCCTTTCTCAATGTTGAAATTTATCAGCCTTTTAAATGCAATGACATCTACACTTTCATCCTCCTTGAACGGAGTGATTATCGCAGTATAAACTCCTTTAAACATTTTCATCATCCTCCTGTTTGTTGTAGTTCTTTTTTATCAAATTCATTGCCTCTGCTATATCCGATTCTTCTCGCAAGTTTTATCAGCATAGGCTCTTTTCCAAGAGTTGGAATAATTATGCCATCCAATGTAGCCAATTCTTTGATTTCATTCAAATTAAATGGTTCGGCAATTGCCATCTTATCTTCACCTAAAAGGCATAACATCATATGCTTTGGCAGATGCATTAATGCCAGCCTGG
This Candidatus Woesearchaeota archaeon DNA region includes the following protein-coding sequences:
- the lysS gene encoding lysine--tRNA ligase, encoding MQKETEPKHWADQAAENIIREKGEKKLYTCAAGITPSGTIHIGNFREIITVDLVSRALKNLGRNVRFIYSWDDFDAFRKVPADAPKKELLDKYLRYQITEVPDTYDGSHKSYAEHNEKEVEETLPFVNIHPEFIYQAKKYRKCDYAEQIKYVLENKAEIKKILDKYRAEEKSENWWPVSVFCDKCKKDTTRIIDWDENYSLTYECDCGHKETFDFRKKGIAKLPWRIDWPMRWHYEKVDFEPGGKEHSTPGGSRTTGNEIYELLYKEKAPVYLKYDFITIKGTGGKISKSLGNVVSLKDTLEVYEPNIVRWLFAGTRPDAEFAISFDLDVLKLYEDFDRVERIYFDTEKVKDQKEAKKQKRIYELSVTELPKKLPLQAQFRHLTTLLQIYDNDFDKIKEIYREKIKDDYDLKKLKNRCDCVWNWLQKYAPEEFKFKVQNDVNAKLNEKEKEALLLLKDRLEKNKYDDQTLFEEFYNVCKEVNIDNKEFFKAAYKVLVNKERGPKLANFILTLGKEKVISLLKKI
- a CDS encoding aminotransferase class I/II-fold pyridoxal phosphate-dependent enzyme translates to MQFKPSDKLASIGTYAFVDVKNEVAKLKKEGVSVIDFGVGDPKNPAPEIAREACKKAVDFRKGAGYPLEEGSAEYREAIAKWTKKRFNASLDPAKEISANIGAKEAVFHFPFCFINPGDYVLIPNPGYPPYQKGTLFAGGKSYFMPLLKENRFLPDLDAIPSEIVKKSKIIWVNYPNNPTTALAGRDFYKKLIDFGHDNNIIIASDECYSEIYFDQKPMSILELGREGVAVFQSLSKRSAMTCYRIGWLAGDENIIAQFKKLKPNYDSGAATFIQDAAIAALSDEKHVEEMRKDYKIKRDIMIDAFNSIGLEKCMPEATLYMWQKAPKGMKSLDFAKALLRKEIAVVTTPGSWISENFNNLNPGEGYVRFALVPSIEDCKKAAERIKKLSF
- the dapF gene encoding diaminopimelate epimerase encodes the protein MKFAKIHGLGNDYVLINALKENLSGIKFDDLARKMSNRHFGIGSDGIILILPSNKADFKMRIFNSDGSEAEMCGNGIRGFAKYVYEHGLTKNKEITVETLAGIIKPKIIDGMITVNMGEPVLDSKKIPMICDKQKVINEDLKLKDGTVLKVTCVSMGNPHCIVFVETFGMPVEKIGYEIEHHKAFPKKTNVEFIQIINKREIAMQVWERGAGVTLACGTGASAAVVASVLNGKTDRKVTVHLLGGDLNIEWNEKDNNVYMTGPAEEVYEGEYNYK
- the lysA gene encoding diaminopimelate decarboxylase; the encoded protein is MQIINNKLHIGGISAEDLILKFKSPLYAYEEDTIRQRFRDLKGNITYPNIRLYYACKANTNIAIMKILREEGAFIDAVSPGEMFLALEAGYDKKQIMFTGNNSTDDDIKFAIKHGILVNADSLSQLERYGRLNPNSKVCVRINPNIGAGHHNHVITGGPDSKFGIYYDKVNEIKNIAKKYDLKIIGVHQHIGSGILETEKFLEAMKVLLMTARHFDGLEFVDFGGGIGVPYKPDEKPLDLKTFGAQISQLFSDFCTEYGKELTLALEPGRYFVCESGILLATVNTIKETTKHKFVGVDTGFNHLIRVMAYGSYHPIIVANNAESKDKEDVIICGNICESGDVFTKNEEGLVDRELPVIKEGDIIAILNAGAYGFSMSSNYNSRLKPAEILVKDGKASIIRDRELLKDLLKGQS
- the asd gene encoding aspartate-semialdehyde dehydrogenase, whose amino-acid sequence is MQKIKVGILGATGAVGQRFIELLENHPWFEVAAVAASPRSAGRKYSEAVEGRWFSKKEIPANAKNLIVSDVADIEGIKNKVDFVFSAIEASKDEIKAFEDKYAENDIPVVSNNSAHRWTKDVPMIMPEINPHHIDMIKIQQKNHGWKKGFVVVKPNCSLQSYLPAIAPLMKYCPKEMIVSTMQAISGAGKTFETFPEIIDNVIPFIGGEEEKSEQEPLKILGSIKNNEFVNYNGIKISAHCSRVPVSDGHMATVSVKFDKKPTKEEILEAWKNYRPEPQQLKLPSAPDPVLIYNEEENRPQTKLDRDAGNGMAITIGRLRECLVLDYRFVALSHNTIRGAAGGAILVAELMKVKGYLD